A stretch of Ferribacterium limneticum DNA encodes these proteins:
- a CDS encoding MlaD family protein: MENKSHAFAAGLFALILGLAALLATYWLSGSRDASRDYIVVTKQNIGGLNPQAQVRYRGIRVGKVSDIRLDPDDYSNILVTISVNEDVPLTTGTVAKLNYQGVTGLAHILLLETGKDMAPLEPDGDNLPRIAMIPSLLDELGETGAATLKQARQMMASANELLSVENRAHLTATLANLEAASSSMKPALENLNVTLVQMNKLLNDRNVKQLSQAAGEVGPLLSDTRILIGKMQLATDKLDVAIGDASAGGTSALMPRLNELAVDFSMTSRQLSRVLRILEDTPQGLVFGAPAQAPGPGETGFNPNAGK, encoded by the coding sequence GGCTAAGCGGCAGTCGCGACGCGTCACGCGATTACATCGTTGTGACCAAGCAAAATATCGGTGGGCTGAATCCTCAGGCGCAGGTTCGCTATCGGGGTATCCGGGTTGGCAAGGTTAGCGATATTCGCCTCGATCCGGACGACTACAGCAATATCCTGGTGACCATTTCTGTCAATGAAGACGTGCCGCTGACCACCGGGACTGTGGCCAAGCTGAATTATCAGGGGGTTACCGGGTTGGCTCACATCCTGTTGCTGGAGACCGGCAAGGACATGGCGCCTCTGGAGCCTGATGGCGATAATTTGCCACGTATCGCGATGATTCCATCGCTCCTCGATGAACTCGGCGAAACCGGGGCAGCCACGCTGAAGCAGGCTCGACAGATGATGGCGAGTGCCAATGAATTGCTCAGCGTAGAAAATCGGGCGCATCTGACGGCGACACTGGCTAACCTGGAGGCCGCATCCAGCAGCATGAAACCGGCGCTGGAAAACCTCAATGTGACGCTGGTCCAGATGAATAAATTATTGAATGACCGCAACGTCAAACAACTTTCCCAGGCGGCAGGGGAGGTCGGACCGCTACTCAGCGATACCCGCATTCTGATCGGCAAGATGCAGCTTGCCACTGACAAGCTGGATGTCGCCATCGGCGATGCTTCGGCCGGCGGAACCTCGGCGCTGATGCCTCGCTTGAATGAGCTGGCGGTAGATTTTTCGATGACTTCGCGGCAACTGAGCCGGGTTCTGCGCATTCTTGAAGATACGCCACAAGGCCTGGTTTTTGGCGCACCAGCTCAGGCACCCGGTCCGGGCGAAACCGGTTTTAACCCGAACGCGGGGAAATAA